In a genomic window of Bradyrhizobium sp. LLZ17:
- the istA gene encoding IS21 family transposase: MRQIRQMLRLARDGVSAREIGRTLGVARSTIQDNLKRASTAGLAWPLAGDLTDAVLEQRLFAHAGVRRGFRRRAEPDWASLACELKRPGVNLMVLWEEYRAVHPEGYGYSRFCDLFREFERRLSPTMRQDHPAGDKVFVDYSGKKIMIVDRATGVVREAEIFVAVLGASNYTYAEASWTQTLADWIEAHVRMFRFFGGVPRLVVPDNLKSGVHRASFYDPEINRSYGMMASHYGVGILPARPRKPRDKAKVEAGVRFAQTYILGRLRRQTFFSLTEANAAIAAALERINAHVMRRIGVSRRQLFETVERPVLAPLPDADYQVAEWLLARVSLDYHVEVDGFFYSVPHGLIREQVDVRATTRTIELFHRGLRVAAHQRRYGGRRHGTDPDHMPSAHRRYAEWTPDRFRRWGRSIGPNTEGLVLAILANRPHPEQGFRTCLGVLRLFKDIDPERAELIAARAVAVRALTYKSIASIIANKLERGSHDTEDAVIEHPNLRGPGYFH; encoded by the coding sequence ATGCGACAGATACGACAGATGCTGCGGCTTGCCCGTGATGGGGTGAGCGCCCGGGAGATCGGGCGCACGCTCGGCGTGGCGCGCAGCACCATTCAGGACAATCTCAAGCGTGCCTCGACTGCCGGGCTGGCGTGGCCTTTGGCGGGCGATCTGACCGACGCCGTTCTTGAACAACGTCTGTTTGCCCATGCCGGCGTCAGGCGCGGCTTCCGCCGGCGAGCTGAGCCGGATTGGGCCTCGCTGGCCTGTGAGCTGAAGCGGCCTGGCGTCAATCTGATGGTGCTGTGGGAGGAGTACCGGGCGGTCCACCCGGAAGGATATGGCTACAGCCGGTTCTGCGATTTATTCCGGGAGTTCGAGCGGCGGCTGTCGCCGACGATGCGGCAGGACCATCCGGCCGGCGACAAGGTCTTTGTCGATTACTCCGGCAAGAAGATCATGATCGTCGATCGTGCAACCGGGGTCGTGCGTGAAGCGGAGATCTTCGTCGCCGTGCTTGGCGCCTCCAATTACACCTACGCCGAGGCGAGCTGGACGCAGACACTGGCGGACTGGATCGAGGCCCATGTCCGCATGTTCCGGTTTTTTGGCGGGGTGCCGCGGCTTGTCGTCCCTGACAATCTGAAGTCGGGCGTGCACCGGGCCTCATTCTACGACCCTGAAATCAATCGCAGCTACGGGATGATGGCGTCCCATTACGGCGTGGGCATCCTTCCGGCACGGCCAAGAAAGCCCCGGGATAAGGCAAAAGTGGAGGCTGGAGTGCGTTTTGCCCAGACCTATATCCTCGGGCGACTTCGCCGGCAGACCTTCTTCTCCCTGACCGAGGCGAACGCGGCAATCGCCGCCGCGCTGGAGCGCATCAACGCGCACGTCATGCGCCGGATTGGCGTCAGCCGCCGACAATTGTTCGAGACCGTCGAGAGGCCTGTCCTGGCGCCGTTGCCGGATGCCGACTATCAGGTCGCGGAATGGCTCTTGGCCCGCGTCTCGCTCGATTATCACGTCGAGGTCGACGGCTTCTTCTACTCAGTTCCACACGGCCTGATCCGGGAGCAGGTCGACGTTCGCGCCACCACCCGGACCATCGAGTTGTTCCATCGGGGTTTGCGTGTTGCGGCTCACCAGCGCCGTTATGGTGGCCGCCGGCACGGCACCGACCCCGATCACATGCCCAGTGCGCATCGGCGTTATGCCGAGTGGACTCCCGATCGATTCCGGCGTTGGGGGCGGTCAATCGGGCCCAACACCGAGGGGCTCGTCCTCGCCATCCTGGCCAATCGGCCTCATCCCGAACAGGGATTCCGGACCTGCCTGGGCGTGCTTCGGCTGTTCAAGGATATTGATCCCGAACGCGCCGAGCTGATCGCGGCCCGCGCGGTCGCAGTCCGCGCGCTGACCTACAAGAGCATCGCCTCCATCATCGCCAACAAGCTCGAACGCGGTTCTCACGACACCGAGGACGCGGTCATCGAACATCCCAATCTGCGCGGCCCCGGTTACTTCCATTGA